Proteins encoded in a region of the Drosophila busckii strain San Diego stock center, stock number 13000-0081.31 chromosome 2L, ASM1175060v1, whole genome shotgun sequence genome:
- the LOC108600756 gene encoding probable insulin-like peptide 7 has protein sequence MSQQLQLSSRNWTLRGAMLLLALQLLQTPNDALQHTEEGLELLFRERSQSDWENVWHRETHSRCRDKLLRQLYWACEKDIYRLTRRNRKRAGGNESVNKRSYNPAAAASTWLHVNYANMLLRSRRSDAPSITNECCTKAGCTWEEYAEYCPSNKRRNHY, from the exons ATGAGTCAGCAGTTACAGCTAAGTTCACGCAATTGGACACTAAGAGgcgcaatgctgctgctggcattgcaGCTACTCCAAACGCCCAACGATGCACTGCAGCATACCGAGGAGGGACTCGAGCTGCTGTTTCGGGAGCG TTCGCAATCGGATTGGGAGAACGTTTGGCATCGTGAGACGCATTCGCGTTGCCGTGACAAATTATTGCGTCAGCTTTACTGGGCCTGCGAAAAGGATATCTACAGGCTAACGCGACGCAATCGCAAACGCGCTGGCGGCAACGAGAGCGTGAACAAGCGTAGCTATAATC ccgctgctgccgcttcgACTTGGCTGCATGTTAACTATGCCAACATGTTGCTGCGCAGTCGACGCTCCGATGCGCCATCGATAACAAACGAATGTTGCACCAAGGCTGGCTGCACCTGGGAGGAGTACGCCGAGTATTGTCCCTCAAACAAGCGACGCAatcattattaa